A stretch of Pseudobacteriovorax antillogorgiicola DNA encodes these proteins:
- a CDS encoding ABC-F family ATP-binding cassette domain-containing protein, which translates to MITTQDLSLNFGNKKLFEEVNIKFTPGNCYGVIGANGAGKSTFLKILSGEIEPTTGQVSIGSRMRMSVLKQDHFQYDDEQVLQTVMLGNERLMTVIKEKDAIYAKGEFSEEDGIRAAELESEFAEMGGWEAESEAATLLSGLGVSEELHQKNMSELKDKDKVKVLLAQALFGQPDILLLDEPTNHLDVIAIKWLENFLLDFDKTVIVVSHDRHFLNQVCTHMVDIDFRKVSLYVGNYDFWKKSSELALTLRSNENKKREDKAKELEAFIRRFSANASKSKQATARKKQLEKLTLDDIPASTRKYPYIKYDQEREAGDILLEVKGLTKEINGEKILDDVSFEVQKGDKILLVSNSELAISTLFEILMGHVEPDDGSYRWGVTTSQSYIPKDFNDFFEGCDLNLIDWLRQFSEDQSENFIRGFLGRMLFSGEDTKKQAKVLSGGEKVRCMLSRMMLQNANVLLLDQPTNHLDLESITSLNNGLIEFKGTVLFATHDLEFAETVSTRIVEVGNKGVTFHDVSFGQYVETRGAELAQMQS; encoded by the coding sequence ATGATTACAACACAGGACCTATCCCTCAATTTCGGGAACAAAAAGCTCTTCGAAGAGGTCAACATCAAATTCACTCCTGGCAACTGCTACGGGGTTATAGGCGCTAATGGGGCTGGAAAGTCGACCTTTCTCAAAATCCTATCGGGAGAAATCGAACCGACAACGGGTCAGGTATCCATCGGCTCACGGATGCGCATGTCTGTGTTGAAGCAGGATCATTTTCAGTATGACGACGAGCAAGTTTTGCAGACCGTGATGCTTGGCAACGAACGCTTGATGACCGTGATCAAAGAAAAAGACGCCATCTACGCCAAGGGCGAGTTTAGTGAGGAAGATGGTATTCGCGCGGCAGAGTTAGAATCAGAATTTGCCGAAATGGGAGGCTGGGAAGCCGAATCTGAAGCAGCAACCCTACTGAGTGGTCTTGGCGTTAGCGAAGAGCTTCATCAGAAAAACATGTCGGAGCTTAAAGATAAAGACAAGGTAAAAGTCCTCCTAGCTCAAGCTCTTTTCGGCCAACCAGATATCCTCCTCCTTGACGAGCCTACCAACCATTTGGATGTGATCGCCATTAAGTGGCTGGAAAACTTTCTATTGGACTTCGATAAGACTGTTATCGTTGTATCTCACGATAGACACTTTCTAAATCAAGTGTGTACTCACATGGTCGACATCGACTTCCGCAAAGTGAGCCTCTATGTTGGTAACTACGACTTTTGGAAGAAGTCCAGTGAACTTGCCCTAACACTGCGCTCCAACGAAAACAAAAAGCGCGAAGATAAAGCTAAGGAGCTTGAAGCATTTATCCGACGTTTTAGTGCTAACGCTTCGAAATCCAAACAAGCTACGGCAAGAAAAAAGCAGCTTGAAAAACTCACCTTGGACGACATCCCTGCCTCGACAAGAAAATACCCCTACATTAAGTACGATCAAGAGCGAGAAGCTGGTGATATCCTGCTAGAAGTTAAAGGTCTAACAAAAGAGATCAACGGCGAAAAAATTCTCGATGACGTGAGTTTCGAAGTTCAAAAAGGCGATAAAATCCTGCTTGTGAGTAACTCTGAACTTGCTATCTCGACTTTGTTTGAGATCTTGATGGGACACGTTGAGCCAGACGATGGCAGCTACCGATGGGGTGTGACCACCTCCCAGTCTTATATTCCAAAAGATTTCAATGATTTCTTCGAAGGTTGCGACTTAAACCTGATCGACTGGCTCCGTCAGTTTTCAGAAGATCAGTCGGAAAACTTTATCCGGGGTTTCTTGGGCCGGATGCTTTTTTCGGGGGAAGACACCAAGAAGCAGGCTAAAGTCCTTTCTGGAGGGGAGAAAGTCCGCTGCATGTTATCTCGCATGATGCTTCAGAATGCCAATGTGCTTCTTCTGGACCAGCCCACCAACCATTTGGACCTTGAATCCATCACGTCTCTTAACAACGGCTTGATCGAATTTAAAGGAACGGTTCTGTTTGCGACTCACGATTTGGAGTTCGCAGAAACTGTGTCCACCAGAATTGTAGAAGTTGGAAATAAGGGTGTTACATTCCATGATGTGAGCTTTGGCCAATATGTGGAAACTCGCGGTGCAGAGCTAGCACAAATGCAAAGTTAG
- a CDS encoding NUDIX hydrolase, with protein sequence MLKHALPMAIIASIISCGSDTSESDNTAADQIQVIDGTQSQTLAQTRSSDCTNRLQDWSQGPAACVVIRDNRALLVRVPYGSNPGWDFPGGYNKGGEFACQTAERETCEESGYAVRAIGKISYNVFLCEVVASNACRQPVDEGFLEKGWFNRNDIERLSYRGGSWGDKKGILRSKLGW encoded by the coding sequence ATGTTAAAGCACGCTCTACCAATGGCTATTATAGCGAGTATCATCAGCTGCGGAAGCGACACCAGCGAGTCCGACAACACAGCTGCTGACCAAATCCAGGTAATTGATGGAACCCAATCTCAAACTCTAGCACAGACTCGAAGCTCTGACTGTACCAATCGGTTGCAAGACTGGTCTCAAGGCCCTGCTGCCTGTGTGGTGATCCGCGATAACCGCGCGCTACTCGTTCGCGTGCCTTATGGTAGCAATCCAGGCTGGGATTTTCCTGGTGGCTATAACAAAGGCGGTGAGTTTGCATGCCAAACAGCGGAGCGTGAAACTTGTGAAGAAAGTGGTTACGCAGTCCGTGCTATCGGCAAGATAAGTTACAACGTCTTTCTTTGTGAAGTTGTCGCGAGCAACGCCTGCCGCCAGCCTGTAGATGAAGGCTTTTTAGAAAAAGGCTGGTTCAATCGTAATGATATCGAAAGGCTTTCCTATCGCGGTGGTAGCTGGGGCGATAAAAAGGGCATTCTTCGCTCAAAATTAGGCTGGTAG